One part of the Brachyspira sp. SAP_772 genome encodes these proteins:
- a CDS encoding undecaprenyl-diphosphate phosphatase codes for MVKAIILGFIQAVTEFLPVSSSGHLRIAETFLNFNTTENILSFEIALHFGTFLATCLVFRKDIINAIVGFFSGLKDVKYSSKNNEGFRVGLMVIIASIPVAIVGLFLEEYLSNIDTQRVGLNLIITGSILLLTKRADRGINKDALTTTYYNALLIGFAQAIAVFPGISRSGMTISTALFLGLNRDFAGRFSFLISLPAIFGALLLSLKDLTDFNITYVIVGLLTSFIFGIIALKFLMSFLKKGKLYYFSFYCIIVGLAVYIYFFNV; via the coding sequence ATGGTAAAAGCAATTATATTAGGATTCATTCAGGCAGTTACGGAATTCTTGCCTGTATCTAGTTCGGGGCACTTAAGAATAGCTGAGACTTTTCTTAATTTTAATACAACAGAAAATATATTATCTTTTGAAATAGCACTTCACTTTGGTACATTTTTAGCTACTTGTTTAGTATTTCGTAAAGATATTATCAATGCAATAGTTGGATTTTTTTCTGGATTAAAAGACGTTAAATATTCAAGTAAAAATAATGAAGGTTTTAGAGTTGGGCTTATGGTAATTATAGCTTCAATACCTGTTGCTATAGTGGGATTATTTTTAGAGGAATATTTAAGTAATATAGACACTCAAAGAGTTGGGCTTAACCTTATTATAACTGGTTCTATACTGCTTCTTACAAAAAGAGCTGACAGAGGAATCAATAAAGATGCCCTTACAACAACATATTATAATGCTTTATTGATTGGCTTTGCTCAGGCTATAGCAGTTTTTCCGGGAATATCAAGGTCTGGTATGACTATAAGTACAGCTTTATTTTTGGGGCTTAACAGAGATTTTGCGGGTAGATTTTCTTTTTTAATATCTTTGCCTGCTATATTTGGTGCTTTGCTTCTTTCTTTAAAAGATTTAACTGATTTCAATATTACTTATGTAATAGTTGGGCTTCTTACTTCTTTTATATTTGGAATTATTGCATTAAAGTTTTTGATGTCTTTTCTTAAAAAAGGAAAGCTCTATTATTTTAGTTTTTACTGCATAATAGTTGGTTTAGCTGTGTATATATATTTTTTTAATGTTTAA
- a CDS encoding helix-turn-helix domain-containing protein produces the protein MENEILLYNLGYNIRLLRKSKKMTIDALAEQAGVSSKYLQGIEVGNRNISVKRLNKIARALETTPESLLTIKSSNLENRDDKLLNTYEKLKKVESNKLDIISNLIDDINKLSSSENNKKRP, from the coding sequence ATGGAAAATGAAATATTACTATATAATTTAGGCTATAATATAAGATTACTTAGAAAAAGCAAAAAAATGACTATAGATGCCTTAGCAGAACAAGCAGGAGTTTCTAGTAAATATTTACAAGGTATAGAAGTTGGTAATAGAAATATATCAGTAAAAAGATTAAATAAAATAGCAAGAGCCTTAGAAACAACTCCAGAAAGTCTATTAACTATAAAAAGCAGCAATTTAGAAAATAGAGATGATAAACTTTTAAATACTTATGAGAAATTAAAAAAAGTTGAATCTAATAAATTGGATATTATATCTAATTTAATAGATGATATAAATAAGTTATCAAGCTCAGAGAATAACAAAAAAAGACCTTAA
- a CDS encoding DUF262 domain-containing protein yields the protein MSNNKENFISLLEKYENNVVVPIIQRGYAQGRKTHKVRKIREDFLDVIIDFLSNDKEELILDYIYGVEDNDVFYLLDGQQRLTTLFLFHWYFNFNDEILKRFTYETRNSSKNFISFLLSIKREEIKLKSNENLSDKLKDNIKFLNFWEKDTTVKGMLQVIDDIHEKVKNKKDINSSKLNRIQFYYEYIKGDPDDLYIKMNSRGKQLTDFEIFKSKLESFLDGKIDYNLLREFREKIDTTWSNFFWEFVKDNKNPEIDSLFKNFFDFVFGMLYSEQCEYIKEKNEKIGVHLKDFFNLFVKKTDEKMLKYIDDSKNFVLECNIKFIINILDIFYKLKPEKNIELFNNIFCIYDEIIYDNKISTFEKNINIFDRKDEDIILLKINNYDLKYQILLFSFFIILNKIYEEENYKESENIDSIIEKIKDYKDILRFIRNFIFIYYEHTGDDDELKFQISFIKSFIENGEISLKSYNNNNQEILKIIVESEKNKLNILKSCNQNIRKRIYACENNIFLQGNIDFLLDNIDNENIVDVVDYIFTKNGFNNENGNYLIHRAILAFIGNDEIEYFRPYYSTTISIFRNNKDNDNKTLLIWYQNKLKEFINAIFNDKINETVLDKCYTIIYDYKEDSHWKYLIIKDAKDVNNNSANLYNDQYSYSGEVKQHIYSGYYLYAQYRFRTHWDIPLSTKVHTMFAKFLKKHTDFKLYYYNGADNPEITDKSKILRYPNKEVLYCYEWVSLAKEIEIAGEEVLVGFTTDGYCLECGLRKKISYNDEKRTRKVLRKIEEKKINFEGYERYTNNIHWYYCKTCNNISLLKEYEILEQIFLKKIISNNKMS from the coding sequence ATGAGTAACAATAAGGAAAATTTTATATCATTATTAGAGAAATATGAAAATAATGTTGTTGTACCTATTATACAAAGAGGTTATGCTCAGGGTAGAAAGACTCATAAAGTAAGGAAAATAAGAGAGGATTTTTTAGATGTTATTATTGATTTTTTATCAAACGATAAAGAAGAATTAATATTAGATTATATATATGGTGTAGAAGATAATGATGTATTTTATTTATTGGATGGACAGCAAAGATTAACAACATTATTTTTATTTCATTGGTATTTTAATTTTAATGATGAAATATTAAAAAGGTTTACTTATGAAACTAGAAATTCATCAAAAAATTTTATATCATTTTTATTAAGCATAAAAAGAGAAGAAATTAAGTTAAAATCAAATGAAAATTTATCAGACAAATTAAAAGACAATATTAAGTTTTTAAATTTCTGGGAAAAAGATACAACAGTTAAAGGAATGCTTCAGGTAATAGATGATATTCATGAAAAAGTTAAAAATAAAAAAGATATTAATAGCAGTAAATTAAATAGGATACAATTTTACTATGAATATATAAAAGGCGACCCTGATGATTTATATATAAAAATGAATTCAAGAGGAAAGCAATTAACAGATTTTGAAATATTTAAATCAAAACTCGAAAGTTTTTTAGATGGAAAAATAGATTATAATCTTTTAAGAGAATTTAGAGAAAAAATAGATACAACTTGGTCTAATTTTTTCTGGGAATTTGTGAAAGATAATAAAAATCCTGAAATAGACAGTCTTTTTAAAAACTTTTTTGATTTTGTATTTGGAATGTTATATTCTGAACAATGTGAATATATAAAAGAAAAAAATGAAAAAATAGGTGTACATCTAAAAGATTTCTTTAATTTATTTGTAAAAAAAACAGATGAAAAAATGTTAAAATATATTGACGACAGTAAAAATTTTGTGTTAGAATGTAATATAAAATTTATAATTAATATATTGGATATATTTTATAAATTAAAACCTGAAAAAAACATTGAACTATTCAATAATATATTTTGTATATATGATGAAATTATTTATGATAATAAAATATCTACTTTTGAAAAAAATATAAATATTTTTGATAGAAAAGATGAAGATATTATTTTGCTTAAAATAAATAATTATGATTTGAAATATCAAATATTATTATTTAGTTTTTTCATTATTTTAAATAAAATATATGAAGAAGAAAATTATAAAGAAAGTGAAAATATAGATTCAATAATTGAAAAAATAAAAGATTATAAAGATATATTGAGATTTATAAGGAATTTTATATTTATTTATTATGAACATACTGGCGATGATGATGAGCTAAAATTCCAAATTAGTTTTATAAAATCATTCATAGAAAATGGAGAAATATCATTAAAATCTTATAACAATAATAATCAAGAGATATTGAAAATAATAGTTGAATCAGAAAAAAATAAATTAAATATATTAAAAAGTTGTAATCAAAATATTAGAAAAAGAATTTACGCTTGTGAGAATAATATATTTTTACAAGGTAATATTGATTTCTTGTTAGACAATATAGATAATGAAAATATTGTTGATGTAGTAGATTATATTTTTACTAAAAATGGCTTTAATAATGAAAATGGAAATTATTTAATACATAGGGCTATATTGGCATTCATTGGTAATGATGAAATAGAATATTTTAGACCTTACTATTCTACAACCATATCCATATTTAGAAATAATAAAGATAATGATAATAAAACATTATTAATATGGTATCAAAATAAATTAAAAGAATTTATCAATGCTATATTTAATGATAAAATAAATGAAACTGTATTAGATAAATGCTATACTATAATATATGATTATAAAGAAGATAGTCATTGGAAATATTTGATAATAAAAGATGCTAAAGATGTTAATAATAACAGTGCAAATTTATACAATGATCAATATTCATACTCAGGAGAAGTAAAACAACATATCTATAGTGGTTATTATTTATATGCTCAGTATAGATTTAGAACTCATTGGGATATACCATTGTCAACTAAAGTGCATACAATGTTTGCTAAATTCTTGAAAAAACATACAGACTTTAAATTATACTATTATAATGGAGCTGATAATCCTGAAATTACTGATAAATCAAAAATATTAAGATATCCAAATAAGGAAGTTTTATATTGTTATGAATGGGTTAGTCTGGCTAAAGAAATAGAAATAGCAGGCGAAGAAGTTTTAGTTGGATTTACCACAGATGGTTATTGTCTTGAATGTGGTTTGAGAAAAAAAATATCTTATAACGATGAGAAAAGGACTAGAAAAGTTTTAAGAAAAATAGAAGAAAAGAAAATCAATTTTGAAGGATATGAAAGATACACTAATAATATTCATTGGTATTATTGTAAAACATGTAATAATATATCCTTACTAAAGGAATATGAAATATTAGAACAGATTTTTCTTAAAAAAATAATTAGTAATAATAAAATGAGTTGA
- a CDS encoding DNA translocase FtsK — protein MFTKRKLNIQKRAESKNIYQSYDDKNRNPIYDIIGFLCILFAGILILSYLSANIGEMNTTLTTKNLLGKFGAYIAEYSFSAFGVSSFVIPAFFVYAGVNIILKNSVKNILMFALLLSFVMMLSSILFDILLGERAFYYKGGIMGEVIGGSLASLFGNIGSIIITSAILLITIIAFAKISLLDLANYCKDMIKKIDLEKIKDVERKISDTIKTKKEEMKEYKNAKDENEKNYKEENNNKKDTSLNYLPMFSKREVSDFEFNNTPFIEKISFNHYDSSERKYYNKNENIMEDFFNKRNDFDDDKNKELDYMVESLNNLKRDNYGRINVNAIEDREEDMGNSLFEAAFGNDIKTDIKKKEDTFSQYDVLKQYDDEYNKNVHEAIENIDWDFSINRSKKSDFKKAAYEDNVNYYDTTENYLKAVNSISSDYDESVILENIYKNRERKLQELNNNNGDDKLENNKIEYIEDLDKLYKEYKEKTLRKENTTNHQPFNDLNNTNVSYKTSVNTDNKENILDKLRRVANENKQLKEMYDREHGKIKRGSSNKEQLNYSEQTTNKSSHFEFPMGYASKRAYRREDHIPNYNNHVIEDDDSILNCFDLDEEELYNVDKSYNDIEDVKIKDDSRELNNFLNDYEYHNTTNEEEYDVEKELQKYAEKLNSIEDIKNDNEASTGFINIESEKKVNTLKEPQRPIIHKNHKNDFDLIQSNFNSKYVDKHYKAPPFDLLNRSIPVNDNAMLESIKQTAIQLENTLLDFNIEAKVTGVSRGPVITRYELELAAGTRVSKISNLTDNIALALASESVRIIAPIPGRSVIGIEIPNKVRNAVFLRDVLESSDFRQSKLDIPFVLGKGIYGNNVVSDMSEAPHLLVAGTTGSGKSVCLSTIILSLLYKFRPDELKFIFVDKKRVELSIYNGIPHLMSPVVSDEKKATIVLRYIVDIMEKRYERMERFFVRNVKTYNEKVKQLLKEGETEFNGEPLELFPYIVLVIDELHNLMVVASKEVEDLISRLAGMSRAVGIHLIIATQRPSADVVTGVIKANLPTRIAFQVPNKTNSRIIIDMSGAEQLLGKGDALFCASGSQMPERVQGAFVSDNEVKKVVDYLSGEMSPMFDESLIAALEGSDDDKNTDEEDILDEELWEDAVELVARTGKASASFLQRRLKIGYNRAARIVEIMERQGIVGPENGSKPREVLITLDDR, from the coding sequence ATGTTTACTAAAAGAAAATTAAACATACAAAAAAGAGCTGAGAGCAAGAATATTTATCAATCTTATGATGATAAAAACAGAAATCCTATATATGATATTATTGGTTTTTTATGCATACTTTTTGCAGGAATATTAATTTTATCATATTTGAGTGCCAATATTGGAGAGATGAATACTACACTTACAACAAAAAATTTACTTGGTAAGTTTGGAGCTTATATTGCCGAGTATTCATTTTCGGCTTTTGGAGTTTCCTCTTTTGTAATACCTGCATTTTTTGTATATGCGGGAGTAAATATTATATTAAAAAATTCTGTTAAAAATATTTTGATGTTTGCTCTTCTTTTATCATTTGTTATGATGTTATCCAGTATACTTTTTGATATATTGCTTGGAGAGAGAGCATTTTATTATAAAGGCGGAATAATGGGAGAAGTTATAGGAGGTTCACTTGCTTCATTATTTGGAAATATTGGCTCTATTATAATAACTTCTGCTATACTTCTTATTACAATAATAGCATTTGCTAAGATTTCATTGCTTGATTTAGCTAATTATTGTAAGGATATGATAAAAAAGATAGACTTAGAAAAGATAAAAGATGTTGAGAGAAAAATATCTGATACTATAAAAACTAAAAAAGAAGAAATGAAAGAATATAAAAATGCAAAAGATGAAAACGAAAAAAATTATAAAGAAGAAAATAATAATAAAAAAGATACTTCATTAAATTACTTGCCTATGTTTAGCAAAAGAGAAGTATCAGATTTTGAGTTTAATAATACTCCATTTATAGAAAAAATATCTTTCAATCATTATGATTCATCTGAGAGAAAATACTATAACAAAAATGAAAACATAATGGAAGACTTTTTCAATAAGAGAAATGATTTTGATGATGATAAAAATAAAGAATTAGATTATATGGTTGAGAGTTTAAATAATTTGAAAAGAGATAATTATGGAAGAATTAATGTTAATGCAATAGAAGATAGAGAAGAGGATATGGGCAATTCTTTATTTGAGGCAGCATTTGGAAATGACATAAAAACAGATATAAAAAAAAAAGAAGACACTTTCAGTCAGTATGATGTATTAAAACAATATGATGATGAATATAATAAAAATGTTCATGAAGCAATAGAAAATATTGATTGGGATTTTAGCATTAATAGATCTAAGAAGTCAGATTTTAAAAAGGCTGCTTACGAGGATAATGTTAATTATTATGATACAACAGAAAATTATTTGAAAGCAGTAAATAGTATAAGTAGCGATTATGATGAGAGTGTTATACTTGAAAATATATATAAAAACAGAGAGAGAAAGCTTCAAGAATTAAATAATAATAATGGTGATGATAAATTAGAAAACAACAAAATAGAATATATTGAAGACTTAGATAAATTATATAAAGAGTATAAAGAGAAAACTCTAAGAAAAGAAAATACTACAAATCATCAGCCTTTTAATGATTTAAATAATACTAATGTTTCATATAAAACTTCTGTTAATACTGATAATAAAGAAAATATATTAGATAAATTGAGAAGAGTTGCTAATGAAAATAAGCAATTAAAAGAGATGTATGACAGAGAGCATGGAAAAATAAAAAGAGGAAGCAGCAACAAAGAACAATTAAATTACTCAGAACAGACAACTAATAAAAGCAGTCATTTTGAGTTTCCTATGGGCTATGCTTCAAAGAGAGCATATAGAAGAGAAGACCATATACCAAACTACAATAATCATGTCATTGAAGATGATGATAGTATATTAAATTGTTTTGATTTGGACGAAGAAGAGCTTTACAATGTTGATAAATCTTATAATGATATAGAAGACGTAAAAATAAAAGATGATTCAAGAGAGTTAAACAATTTTTTAAATGATTATGAATATCATAACACAACTAACGAAGAAGAGTATGATGTTGAAAAAGAGCTTCAAAAATATGCTGAAAAACTAAACTCTATAGAAGATATAAAAAACGATAATGAGGCTAGCACTGGTTTTATAAATATAGAATCAGAAAAAAAAGTAAACACACTAAAAGAGCCTCAAAGACCTATAATACATAAAAATCACAAAAATGATTTTGACTTAATACAATCAAACTTTAACAGCAAGTATGTAGATAAGCATTATAAAGCTCCTCCATTTGATTTGCTCAATAGATCAATTCCTGTAAATGATAATGCAATGCTTGAATCTATAAAACAAACAGCAATACAATTAGAAAATACATTGCTTGATTTTAATATAGAAGCTAAAGTTACAGGAGTATCAAGAGGACCAGTTATTACAAGATATGAGCTTGAATTAGCGGCAGGAACTAGAGTGTCAAAAATATCAAACTTAACAGACAATATTGCTTTAGCACTTGCTTCAGAGAGTGTGAGAATAATAGCACCAATTCCGGGACGCTCTGTTATCGGTATAGAGATACCAAACAAGGTGAGAAATGCAGTTTTCTTAAGAGATGTATTAGAAAGCAGCGATTTTAGACAATCTAAACTTGATATACCATTTGTATTAGGAAAGGGCATATATGGAAACAATGTTGTATCAGATATGTCTGAAGCTCCTCACTTGCTTGTTGCTGGTACTACTGGTTCTGGTAAAAGTGTTTGTTTATCTACAATAATACTTTCGCTTTTATATAAGTTTAGACCTGATGAGCTTAAGTTTATATTTGTAGATAAAAAGAGAGTTGAGCTTTCCATATATAACGGCATACCACATTTAATGTCTCCGGTTGTTTCTGATGAGAAGAAGGCTACTATAGTGTTGAGATATATTGTAGACATAATGGAGAAAAGATACGAAAGAATGGAGAGATTCTTCGTTAGAAATGTTAAGACTTACAATGAAAAAGTAAAACAGCTTCTTAAAGAAGGTGAAACAGAGTTTAACGGCGAGCCTTTAGAGTTATTTCCATATATAGTTTTGGTGATAGATGAGCTTCACAATTTGATGGTTGTTGCTTCAAAAGAGGTTGAGGATTTAATATCACGTTTGGCTGGTATGAGTAGGGCTGTTGGCATACACTTAATAATTGCCACACAAAGACCTTCTGCAGATGTTGTTACTGGTGTTATAAAGGCTAATTTACCAACAAGAATTGCATTCCAAGTGCCTAACAAAACAAACTCTCGTATTATAATAGATATGTCTGGTGCTGAGCAGTTATTAGGTAAAGGAGATGCTTTATTCTGTGCCTCTGGAAGTCAGATGCCTGAGAGGGTTCAGGGAGCTTTTGTTTCTGACAATGAAGTTAAGAAAGTGGTTGACTATTTATCTGGAGAGATGTCTCCTATGTTTGACGAGAGCTTGATTGCGGCATTAGAGGGAAGTGATGATGACAAAAACACCGATGAAGAGGATATATTAGACGAAGAGCTTTGGGAGGATGCTGTTGAGCTTGTTGCTAGAACTGGTAAGGCTAGTGCCTCATTTCTACAACGAAGATTAAAAATAGGCTACAACCGTGCCGCTAGAATAGTTGAGATTATGGAGCGTCAAGGTATTGTGGGTCCAGAAAATGGTTCTAAGCCAAGAGAAGTTTTAATTACATTAGATGATAGATAA